Within the Herbaspirillum sp. RTI4 genome, the region GGCGCTTTGCTAAACGTCATGTCCAGGATGTTTTGATAGTCAAACAGGTGCGAGGCCATGACGCTAATGTCGTTCGTCAAGTACGCTTGCGATTGCCAGTTATAGGACATTTCCCGAATACGGCAGCCCCGCGACTGGCTGAACAACAAGGCGTTGCCAACGACGATAGGCGTGACGTTGTTCGCACCCACATAGCTTTGTGGCTGCACGCTGATGTTGCCAGCCCACACGGCATTGCCATCGGTGGACGACACCCGCCACTCCGTTGAAGCCGTCAACATAACCAGATTGGCGATTGGGACGAGGTGCCGGATACCGGACGCTTCGCGCGCGGCGATCTTGAATGAGATACGGTTTTGCGCTTGCACCGGCAAGGTATACGTCATATTCGATTCGGTGCCGCTCATGGTCCACCAGGCATTCTGTGGCGCGTTTGTACTTCCGGCAAAGCATCGCCGTTGTTGGAAGTACGTGACGGCGCCGGGGTAGTTGCCCACGGCGTCATTGAAACCGCTGTCCATGATCGGCGGAGTTTGTGCGGTATTCGGGGTGATGTTGTTATCGATGAAGCTGGTGGCCGTGGCCGCCGCTTGGCCGATATAACCCCATAGGCCATTGAGGTACTTGTACACGTTGAAGCGCACCGGGATAACACCGGAGGGTAACGCCCAGGTGATCGTGTTGATATTGCCGACAAGGGTTAAGTCGTTGTTCACCGCCCCGGTAACGTTGGACGCAATCGATTCTTGCAGGTCGGTCACTTGCACCGTGGTAACACAGTACTGACAATTGAAAGGGTTCCAGGTGGTCGCATGGGGTGTCGTGGCGACGGCGCTGGCACTGGTTGGGCAATACGTGGGGATAGCGAAACTCGGATTGGTGAGCGCCCAGTTCGTCGCACCAAGTCTGCGAAGTTCTGCCACCGGATAGTTCGGATGCACGAGCGTCAGCACGTCGGCCGACTGTGTGTAGTGGATATTCATCAAGTCCGCTTGCGCGTAGCTGTTCGCCACTTCATAAGGGACTCCTGCGCTCAATAGCGTACCGGCCTGCGTGTGGAACCGGAAGTAACCGGCGCCGACTTCGATCGCCATAGTCTGCGTGAAGTTAAAGGTGAAGGGAATCAAGCGTGCCGCGTTCGCGCTGTTCTTGATCTCTGCCACAAATTCCGTACCTGGCCGATTCTCTACCGGACCATGTGGCAACACAAACGCGTTGCGGCATGTTGCCAGTCCGGTTTGGTATTTGGCCAGATCCACACGCCCGTACATATCTGGCGATATTTCACCGCCGGCGAACGATCGGTCTGTTGATTTTTCACCCATTGCCGACACCGTAAAGAGCTATTTCCAGTGACCAACAATAGTACGCAACGCATACCGTGAAATAGCCCTCTTCATCCACCCAACAGCAAATAGTCGGCGTGAGATAAAACACCTCTTGTAGTGTGCGGAAAATCATCGGTTCACGATCCAGTCAACGCTTTGCGCGGGGTTCTGCCGGTGCTGGTTCGCATCCGACGCGGTAGCCAGGGAGAAGAACGCCTGGAAGGATTGTAGTTGCGCCTTCGCTTCGGCACGACCTTCGGAACCCTTGATCACTGGCCCGGCCAGCTTCGATGCCAGCAAGCGCGTCAACGCCTCCGTAAAGAGTGGGCCGAATGTCGTCGTGTCGGTGACGCGTCCGGTGTAGCGGAGCATCGCGTATTGCTGATTGGTGTAGATAACCTGATTGCCGTTCGCGTCCATTTCGACGGCGAAGGGTTGCGGGGTATAAAGCCCGATGTTGTACTGACTGGCGCCGGTAATACTGCCGTACTGCTGCAAGCCCTGGCTGTAATCGTCGGTCGCATTCGGATCAAGGATAGAAAGGAAATTCAGTACATCACTTGGCGCTTGATAAGAGTATGCCCACGGTGCGGGCGGTGTCCCAGACAATAGCGCAGGCTGGACGCGTTTTGTTGCGAACCCCCAGGTGTGCATTTCAAGTAACTGGTCACGCGCCATCGGATAGAACCGTGCGCAATGCACGGCCTGAATGCTGCCGCTTGGCGGGTTAAGTGCCGATACGTTGGCGGTGTCGCCGAGCAGCGCCAGCGCGCCGTTTGCGATGTCTGTTTCTGACGCCACGCGAACACCTCTTAAAAAGAACGGGACCGAAGCCCCGTTAAAGCCCGTCGGAAATAATTAAACCAGTTCGGATTCGTTGGTCGCTGCGCCAGCTGCGACGGCTTTGGCGGCATCCGAGACAGCGGTTTCGGCATCCAGCACTTTTTGCACCAGATCGCCACGCGTGGGATCGGCGTCAAGTTCTGCTTTCAAAGCGTTGAAGTGCGTGCGCAAGGCCGCCTCTGTGTCTTCCAGCGTTTTTTGTGCATCGGCTTGCACCTTTGCAAAAGCGGCATTGGACTTCTTCGTGACCAGCTCCATGCCTTCCGACACTTCGCCTTTCAGCTTCTTGGCAAGATCATCCGCGTATTCAAAAACGTCGCCCGCATTGACGAGCATGCCGTTATGGAAAAGCGTAGTAAGGGCGCGTACTTGTGCCATGTTTTATTCTCCGTAAAGATCGGCCCGAAGGCCGACCGTGTTGATTAGGCCACCGAGAAGCCGGAGTTGAACAGAGTGTTGTTACCCTTGTCCTGCACGTCGCGCACCATCGCAGCAGTAACCGAACCGGCAGTCATCGTGCCGACGGTGGTGTATTGCAGCGCCATGTAACGCTTGGCTGGCAACGGTGCCGCACGATCCACATGAATCGGGATCAGGGTACCGGCCGGGAGTTGAGCGATGGTCAGTGGCGCTTCAAGCAAAATCTGCTCGACGTTGACCGAGATCGCCGCGTCATCGGCGAGAACAAGCGCGACTTGCATGGAAGTACCGCCGGCGAAAGCCTGAACGACTTCCACCATAATTTCCAAGCCGCCACCTTGGCCGAGATCCCGTGCGGTGTTGCCGGTACCGACACCGGCCAAGTCCACGACGTTAGTCGAAGTGGTGGTAGCTGCCACACCGACCAACGACTGCGCAGTGACGGTGTTGCCGAGAATAGTCCCGGAGAATTGCAAAAGTGCGTCGATAATCATTTTGAATATCCTTTATTGAACGTTTTGGCCGGTGGCCGGAATAGCTGCCAGGTACAAGAGCCAAGGCTGCACGGAAGGCCGTGCGGGCCAAGGCTCTGACCAGATCACGAATTGCGTATCCATGATCCGGTTCCTGTTAGGAGATTTGCGTTTCGGTGGTCAACAGCTGATCCACACGACGCAATGGCACACCTTCGAAACTCAACCAGGACTGTGGCGTACCGAACTGGTTCAGACCTTTTTCTACGCTCAAGGCATAGTTCGACTTGTTCAATGCTTGAATACGCAGGAACGAGTACACGGTGCGGTTCATGTAGAAGCAAGCGCGGCCGTTGGCCAAGTTCGGAATGCGATCCAGAGCGCGGGACAAGAGCGAGATCAGATCGGCAGGCGAAGAGTTCGCTACCAAGTTGGTCACGCTGATGTTGGCGATACGGACAACATAGCGCCAGTCCTTAACGACCAGGCCGTTCTTCCACTGATAGTGGGTCTGGAACGCTTGGTATGGGCTGCCGCTGTTGTCGTACACCGTCATCTGACCACTGTCTTCATGGATCAGTCCGGCTTTCGAACCTTTAGGGAACGGGCAGAACACGGTGTTTTCGCCCCATACAACCAGGTAGATCGATGTGTTGGTGGCGCCAGCGGTGCCGATAGCGTTCAGAATATTCTGAGAGTTGTTCGCGCCGGAGATCGCGCCGTAACGAGTAGCCAGGCCAAGATACTGACGTGGATCGCTTGCGGGATTACCGTAAAACATTGTCTGTGCTTGTGCCTGGTTCATCGCTTCCAGGAACGCGCTATCTTCAGACAAACGGAACTGACTGGTATTGCCGTTCAATTCAGCCAGGTCTTTATCGACGCGGCTGTACGCTTCCAGCATGCCGACCGACTCATCGACTTGCGCGGTGGTGGATTTACTGGACGGGACACCTTGGTTCAGCGAACGCCAGTACACAGCTGGCAGACCGGTGCGGATGGTGACGCGGTGGCCGGTCGGCAAGTTGCCTTCCATGAACACGGCGTCTTCAAGAATTTCATTAGACTGCGAGAGCAGTTCGGCGACAACAGGAACCTTACCATCCGGGTCCAGTCGTTTCGCCCAATCTGCAAGGGTTAGTGCGCCAGTAGAGAGAACAGCCATTTTTATTTCCTTTCAGCGCATCACTGCGTTAGATTGGTGGGTAGCCCGAGGCCTCGCGGCGGTGGGGCTAAAAGTAAATCTACTTCATTGAGGGGTAGAGTTTCGAACTCGCGTTCGAAGTCTGCGAAGTGCCTTGGCCTGACGGTACAAAGTTTCCCGGGCTGATTTTCTGACCTGCACGCAAGAAGGCCCGGATGATCTCGGGATGGTTGCCCATACCGGAATCGTTGAGCATCTTGGTCAGTTCCGGCGTGCCAAACGTGTCCAGGGCTTTCTTTGCGATTGCCAGGTTCTCGTTCAGCTTGTCGCCGCCGATTTCCTTATCGGCTTTCGCGGCGTCTGCCCAGGCCGAAACCTGTGCGTCCTGACGGGCCTTTTGAGCCTGTGCCACTTGCGGTGCCAATGTGTCGATCAGCTTTGCGGCTTGGTCCTGCGTCAAGTCCAGTTCGCGTGCAACACTTTCGAACTTGGTCAGGACACTGGTATCAACCTTGCCGTCTACGGTTTTAAAGTCGTACTTCTCGGGAGCTTTGGGCGCGGGCGCCTGTGGCTCTTCGCTTGCGGTAGGTGCTTCGGCCGGGACTATCGCAGCGGGTGCGGCAGGCGTGGCGTCTGCGGGTGTGGCGGCAGCGATCGCCGTAGCGGGTGCAGCAACGGCTTCGGTACTTGGTGTGTTCCCGGCTGGTGCTGCGGTGGTTTCGGTTGTCACTGCTTGGCCTCTTCAATCATTTCAGCGTATCGTTCAGGGCATTGTTCGGTTATTGCCGCCAGGAGCATTAAGCCCGTGTTGCGGTTGCCTTCGTTAAAGGACATTTGCAGCGCGTTGGTGTGAAACGACAAGCGGAAAACACCGGCATTCTGCAAAAGGCCATTGACGATGCGCCGTCCCCTCTTGGAACTCATAAGCCACTTGATATCCTCTGCGTCCTTGTGCTTCGCCAGGCTGTCCATGCTGGCCCTTGCCTTGCGTAACTCATCGTTTGCTTCGGTATTAAGTGGATCAATCATGGCGTGACTTTATTCGCACGACGTGGAGGCTTGTACACCCCTATTTTGCAAGCCCGGGAAAGAGTTTCTCCGCTAGCGTTTGGAGTAGTGTTTTGGACGCATGAGGTATGTTCAACTTCACTTCTGGTTCGACTTCTGCGAGATACTTCCCCAGGTCTTCCGCACTCATGTTTTTGAGATTAGTGGCGCTTGGCGTGAACGATGTGGTCTTGCCTTGATCGTCAACACCCCAACTCCCGCCGTCTTGCCCATCGATACCGTGGTAC harbors:
- a CDS encoding Bbp16 family capsid cement protein, giving the protein MIIDALLQFSGTILGNTVTAQSLVGVAATTTSTNVVDLAGVGTGNTARDLGQGGGLEIMVEVVQAFAGGTSMQVALVLADDAAISVNVEQILLEAPLTIAQLPAGTLIPIHVDRAAPLPAKRYMALQYTTVGTMTAGSVTAAMVRDVQDKGNNTLFNSGFSVA
- a CDS encoding major capsid protein, translated to MAVLSTGALTLADWAKRLDPDGKVPVVAELLSQSNEILEDAVFMEGNLPTGHRVTIRTGLPAVYWRSLNQGVPSSKSTTAQVDESVGMLEAYSRVDKDLAELNGNTSQFRLSEDSAFLEAMNQAQAQTMFYGNPASDPRQYLGLATRYGAISGANNSQNILNAIGTAGATNTSIYLVVWGENTVFCPFPKGSKAGLIHEDSGQMTVYDNSGSPYQAFQTHYQWKNGLVVKDWRYVVRIANISVTNLVANSSPADLISLLSRALDRIPNLANGRACFYMNRTVYSFLRIQALNKSNYALSVEKGLNQFGTPQSWLSFEGVPLRRVDQLLTTETQIS
- a CDS encoding protease, which produces MTTETTAAPAGNTPSTEAVAAPATAIAAATPADATPAAPAAIVPAEAPTASEEPQAPAPKAPEKYDFKTVDGKVDTSVLTKFESVARELDLTQDQAAKLIDTLAPQVAQAQKARQDAQVSAWADAAKADKEIGGDKLNENLAIAKKALDTFGTPELTKMLNDSGMGNHPEIIRAFLRAGQKISPGNFVPSGQGTSQTSNASSKLYPSMK
- a CDS encoding endopeptidase codes for the protein MIDPLNTEANDELRKARASMDSLAKHKDAEDIKWLMSSKRGRRIVNGLLQNAGVFRLSFHTNALQMSFNEGNRNTGLMLLAAITEQCPERYAEMIEEAKQ